The sequence CAAAACCCTATCGACAGAGCAGGTGAACGTGTCTGAAAAAGGGCCAGAGGACTATGTTACCAACATCGATCACGCTCTCGACCAGTACCTGACGGCTGCCTTTGGGCAGATGTTTCCCCAAGATGGCATCATTACGGAAGAAAATGCTCTATCGCGCCAATTATTCTATGCCAACTACGATCGGCTGTGGTTGATTGACCCCTTGGATGGCACAGAAGACTTTATCGCTGGCAAAGCAGACTATGCAGTGATGGTGGGTGTTTTACAAGGTGATCAACCAGTTGCAGGATGGATCTACGCCCCTGCTTACAATCGCCTCTACTACGGTGGATCCCAATGGGGACTGTTTCAGATAGATGGTGACCAAGCTCCGGAACCATTACCCATTCAACCGCCACAGCCCCCCTCTGCTGACCCCTGTCCTATGATTTTGGGCGATCGCGATCGGCACAACTACGGCGATGCCATTCGCTACCACTTGCCCACTGCCCAACTTTACACCCTCGGCAGCTTTGGGTTAAAGGTGTTGGAGGTGATCCAAGGTCGAGCTGGGCTGTATGTTTATCTCAACGGACGAGTAAAACTGTGGGATACAACAGGCCCCTTGGCGCTGGCACAAGCCGCTGGCATTGTCTGCTGTGATTTAGAGGGTAACCCCATTAGCTTTCAGCCCCATGCCATCAATCCAGATAACCTTGCCCATCGCCAGCCGATCGTGATTGGTTGGCAAGCTTATATTGATGCCCTGTTACCTAAACTCCAGAAAGCCGTCAGTCAAGTTAGAGACGCTAGGTAGGCGATCGTTCTGGGGGCTGCTACTGCCAGTTCCCTGCCAATTGTCTCCGGATATGTCATCCTGCGATAATCTGGGAAAAACATCAGCACAGTAACCACAGTGAATTCTATTGCCTCTCTGCTACAAGTATTTGGCAACCGCAAGATGGTTGTCATCCTGTTTCTGGGCTTTGCCTCTGGCTTGCCCCTACTGCTCACCAGCAAGACTCTACAGGCTTGGATGACTGATGCCAAGGTAAGTCTGGCAGCCGTTGGTGCCTTTAGCTTGGTAGCCTTGCCCTATTCCCTCAAGTTTCTGTGGTCGCCATTTTTAGATCGGTTCGTGCCACCGTTTCTAGGCCGACGGCGAGGCTGGCTGGTCATCACTCAAGTGTTGTTGATGGTAACCATTGGTCTATTGGCGTTGCAGCAACCGGAGAAGAACTTGCAATGGGTAGCGATCGTAGCCATACTGATTGCATTTTTTAGTGCTACCCAAGATATTGCTGTGGATGCCTATCGCACTGATGTATTAGAACCCCTGGAAATGGGAGCTGGGGCAGCAATTTACGTCTTGGGCTATCGAATAGCCTTGTTGGTGACCGGTTCCCTAGCGCTAATTTTGGCAGACCGCATTCCCTGGTCAATGGTCTACCTGCTGATGGCGGCGAGTATGGCGATCGGCTTAGTCACAACCCTACTGGCACCAGAACCTGATACTGACGTGCAGCCACCAGAATCCTTACAAGCGGCTGTGGTCATGCCCTTTCAGGAGTTTTTCCAACGGTCAGGAGTGGGGCAAGCGATCGCGGTGCTGGTGTTTATCGTGCTATATAAGCTGGGGGATGCGCTGATTAACAACATGGCCACTCCGTTTCTGCTCACCACAGGGTTCACCAAGACAGATATTGGTGCCATTCAGGGCGGCATGGGGTTACTAGCCACGATCGTTGGCACCCTGCTAGGGGGAGCTATTCTTAGCAAACTGGGTATTAACCGTTCCCTGTGGGTATTTGGCGGCTTGCAAGCCCTCAGTAACTTTGCCTACCTAGCCCTAGCCATCGTGGGGCGTGACTATCCGCTGATGATTGTCGCCATCAACATCGAAAACTTCTGTGGAGGACTGGGCACCGCTGCCTTTGTGGCGTTTCTCATGAGCCAGTGCGATCGCCGCTTCTCTGCTACTCAGTTTGCCCTACTCTCTAGCTTGATGGCTGTTAGCCGTGATGTACTCGTGGCACCAGCAGGCAGGCTAGCTGAACTCACTGGGTGGGTACCGTTTTTCTTGATCACGATCGTCCTAGCGCTTCCTGGCCTAGCCCTGCTCCCCATCTTTGCCCCCTGGACTCCAGCACCAGTTCCCGTGACCGTAGATGATTACAAACAGGCTAGCCCTCCAGAGTAATATAGTCGTCTCAATTTAGGTTGAAATAGTTGCCCATACCCAACTCCTCTCCCAAAGCACTATCCAATCCACAACACGTGCCAGAACCTTGACTGCGTAAAGGTTTTAGGGAATTGTACTTCTTAAAATCATTGATCCAGTCATGGCTAGGCTTTCACAGGTTCGTTTGCAACTGATCAGCGATGCGGCTGTCGGTCTGCCCCATGGTTATTGGTCTGTACATATAGTACTATTGTCTAACTGACGTATCTTGATCGGCTTATGACCGTTACTCCTATCCCCCGAAAATTTTCTAGCGATGAGCTGGCTGAGCGGGGCTGGCGATATGAGTTAGTGACACTGGCCGATGGCACAACAGATTATGAGATGGTGCCATTGACGGAAGACGAGTTTGTGCATCCCCAGGAGGGCTACCACTTGCCCAACACGACATTTCATGACCGCATCATTGCTGAGGCTAGGGATATGCTGACCCGGCGATACCGAGAGCGTCCAGATGTGGGTGTGTTTTCTGATCTGCTGATTGAATGGGATAGCCCCGACATGAAGGATCATTGCCCCGATGTTTTTGTGGCCTTTGGCATTACGAACAAGCAGCAAAACCGGGGGAAGTTTATTGTGGCTAATGAGGGCGTTCGTCCTACCTTTGTGTTGGAGGTAGTGTCACCGCGCTATCGCAGGGCAGATCGAGAAACGAAGGTGTTGCACTATGCCAGGACGAAAGTGCAGGAGTATGTGATTGTCGATCGCCGCCGCTATCGCACGATTGTGTTGGATGAGGTGTTGGGCTACCGCCTTGTAGGGGGAGCGTATCAGCCTATTACTCCAGATGATGATGGGCGGATTTTTTGTGAAACAGTTGGACTTTGGATTAGCCTGCAAGAAGGTCACCTGGTGATGCAAGATGGCACAACCGGTGAACGGTTGTTAACCAGTGATGAGTTAGAGTCCATAGCAGAACAGGAGCGGCAGCGGGCAGAACAGGAGCGGCAACGGGCAGAACAGGAGCGGCAGCGGGCAGAACAGGAGCGGCAACGGGCAGAGCAGATGGCGGCTGAGTTGCAACAGTTACACGATCGCCTGCGTAGCATGGGCATAGATCCAGATACCTTGTCATGAAGTCATAAAGGAGGGTTTTGAGAATGCCGATGGCTGGTCATTCTAGAGCCGATGGCTGGTCATTCTAGATTAGGTTTTGGCAGCAAGTCGCGCCCCCTTGAGTAGCTGATAGACACGATGCAGACCGACTCATCGATGCCTTATTCTGCTGCTCCTGGTCACAGGTGGCCTGTTTGCGCTGGTTTGCCCGGCTCACCACACTGCTGCCGACTCCAACTCATCTGGTGGAGCAAGCCCAACGGCTCTCCTTCGCCACTCACGGCTAGGCAACTATGCACGTTCATCCCTTGGTGATGGGTCTGGCAGATAAAGCCTATTCCACTGGTGTGCTTTTAGGTGCTAAAAGTCCTGTCAGGTGCTGAAGTCTCAAGTCATAGCAGCAAGTCATGCCAAGATGTCCCTTAGCTGCTGGTGATGCTGGTCAATCCACTGGTAAATATCCCACAGGGTGGCATCGGCATCGCGTTGGGGTCGCCAACCTGTAGCTGCTGTGACTTTGCGAGCATCGGTTACAAATATGGGAATATCTCCAGGACGAGCCTCTGGCACTGATGTAATGGGGATAGTATGACCAGTAATGGCTTGACAACGCTGGGTAGTTTCCCACAATGATAGGGTGTTCGAGCTGCCACCGCCAACATTGAAGGTTTGCCCCTGCAATTCGTCTAGACGATCGATCTGAATGAGCAGCAGGTCTAGCAAATCGGCAATATGAAGAAAATCACGAACCTGTTTACCTGTGCCGCCATAGCCAATGTATTGCAGCGATCGCTGAAAATAATGGGCTGCCATCCACAACACAAACACCCCTTGATCCACTTTCCCCATTTGCCATGGCCCCGTCAACACTCCACAGCGATTAATCAACGTTCGCAAGCCATAGGCTGCTGCATATTCCGTAATCAGCAATTCCGAGGCCAGCTTGGTGGCTCCATAGAGCGATCGTGCCCCCTCCAGCGGAAAGGTTTCAGCAATGCCATGGCGAGAGGCTCCTGGTAGGGATTGTTGATCCAACAGTTGCCAGCGGGTTGCGGTTTCTGTGTACTGCAAGCTCTGGAGGGCAGCAATGGGATACACCCGGCTAGTGGACAGAAAGATGAAATCAGCCTGGGTGTGGCGAGCCAGTTCCAGACAGTTCATCGTGCCACCTAAGTTGGTTTGCAGCATATAGCTTGGCGATCCATAGCCTGCCAGCACCGATGGTTCCGCCGAGCACTCTATGATTAGATCAGGTAGGTTAGGTGCGAATATTGTTGGATCCAAATCCTCTGGATTGCGAATGTCGCCATGAATGAACCGAATGCCTGCCTGCTGAAGGCGAACCAAGTTAAGTTCAGACCCGCGGCGCTTCAAGTTATCCAAGGCCGTGATCTGCCAATCGGGATGCTGAGCCACCAGCCCTAGCCCTAGACTGCTGCCCACGA is a genomic window of Cyanobacteriota bacterium containing:
- a CDS encoding inositol monophosphatase family protein, giving the protein MTADILPYHLQVCHHLYACGRLIKTLSTEQVNVSEKGPEDYVTNIDHALDQYLTAAFGQMFPQDGIITEENALSRQLFYANYDRLWLIDPLDGTEDFIAGKADYAVMVGVLQGDQPVAGWIYAPAYNRLYYGGSQWGLFQIDGDQAPEPLPIQPPQPPSADPCPMILGDRDRHNYGDAIRYHLPTAQLYTLGSFGLKVLEVIQGRAGLYVYLNGRVKLWDTTGPLALAQAAGIVCCDLEGNPISFQPHAINPDNLAHRQPIVIGWQAYIDALLPKLQKAVSQVRDAR
- a CDS encoding AmpG family muropeptide MFS transporter, encoding MNSIASLLQVFGNRKMVVILFLGFASGLPLLLTSKTLQAWMTDAKVSLAAVGAFSLVALPYSLKFLWSPFLDRFVPPFLGRRRGWLVITQVLLMVTIGLLALQQPEKNLQWVAIVAILIAFFSATQDIAVDAYRTDVLEPLEMGAGAAIYVLGYRIALLVTGSLALILADRIPWSMVYLLMAASMAIGLVTTLLAPEPDTDVQPPESLQAAVVMPFQEFFQRSGVGQAIAVLVFIVLYKLGDALINNMATPFLLTTGFTKTDIGAIQGGMGLLATIVGTLLGGAILSKLGINRSLWVFGGLQALSNFAYLALAIVGRDYPLMIVAINIENFCGGLGTAAFVAFLMSQCDRRFSATQFALLSSLMAVSRDVLVAPAGRLAELTGWVPFFLITIVLALPGLALLPIFAPWTPAPVPVTVDDYKQASPPE
- a CDS encoding Uma2 family endonuclease, with product MTVTPIPRKFSSDELAERGWRYELVTLADGTTDYEMVPLTEDEFVHPQEGYHLPNTTFHDRIIAEARDMLTRRYRERPDVGVFSDLLIEWDSPDMKDHCPDVFVAFGITNKQQNRGKFIVANEGVRPTFVLEVVSPRYRRADRETKVLHYARTKVQEYVIVDRRRYRTIVLDEVLGYRLVGGAYQPITPDDDGRIFCETVGLWISLQEGHLVMQDGTTGERLLTSDELESIAEQERQRAEQERQRAEQERQRAEQERQRAEQMAAELQQLHDRLRSMGIDPDTLS
- a CDS encoding NAD-dependent epimerase/dehydratase family protein; the encoded protein is MGRSVLITGGAGFVGSSLGLGLVAQHPDWQITALDNLKRRGSELNLVRLQQAGIRFIHGDIRNPEDLDPTIFAPNLPDLIIECSAEPSVLAGYGSPSYMLQTNLGGTMNCLELARHTQADFIFLSTSRVYPIAALQSLQYTETATRWQLLDQQSLPGASRHGIAETFPLEGARSLYGATKLASELLITEYAAAYGLRTLINRCGVLTGPWQMGKVDQGVFVLWMAAHYFQRSLQYIGYGGTGKQVRDFLHIADLLDLLLIQIDRLDELQGQTFNVGGGSSNTLSLWETTQRCQAITGHTIPITSVPEARPGDIPIFVTDARKVTAATGWRPQRDADATLWDIYQWIDQHHQQLRDILA